The Terriglobus tenax genome contains a region encoding:
- a CDS encoding EF-Tu C-terminal domain-related protein, translated as DNVQLEVTLHTPVAMEKGLRFAIREGGRTVGAGAISEIIK; from the coding sequence GCGATAACGTTCAGCTGGAAGTTACGCTGCACACGCCGGTAGCCATGGAGAAGGGTCTCCGCTTCGCTATCCGCGAAGGCGGACGTACCGTCGGCGCTGGCGCCATCTCCGAGATCATCAAGTAA
- the rpsJ gene encoding 30S ribosomal protein S10 has translation MAGQQRIRIRLKAYDYRVLDTSTGEIVETAKRTGAQVAGPIPLPTLKNKYCVLRSPHVDKKSREAFEIRTHKRLIDILEPTQQTVDALMKLDLPAGVDVEIKTVTK, from the coding sequence ATGGCTGGACAACAGAGAATCCGGATTCGCCTGAAGGCTTATGACTATCGCGTGCTCGACACGTCGACTGGCGAAATCGTTGAGACGGCAAAGCGCACCGGCGCGCAGGTTGCGGGACCGATTCCCCTTCCGACGCTGAAGAACAAGTACTGCGTTCTGCGTTCGCCCCACGTCGACAAGAAGTCGCGCGAGGCCTTCGAGATCCGTACGCACAAGCGCCTGATCGACATCCTGGAGCCGACGCAGCAGACAGTAGACGCGCTGATGAAGCTGGATCTGCCCGCGGGCGTAGACGTCGAGATCAAGACGGTCACCAAGTAA
- the rplC gene encoding 50S ribosomal protein L3 — MAVTGILGKKIGMTQVFDDRGEVHPITVLKAGPCVITQLKTLAKDGYDAAQIGLVEFVKASKVNKPMTGHFAKNNVPPVKVVREVAIETVKGTVDGNEAIEGVKAGDRILVDLFNDEKFVDVIGTSKGRGFAGVVRRHNFGGGPKSHGHMFQIQGSIGASSFPSRVFPGQRMPGHYGVDQVTVRNLRIRGIDVEENLIMVEGAVPGPRDGYVLISKAKAPPRERRGFGGEATKDALKASKKASAGKKK; from the coding sequence ATGGCAGTAACTGGAATTCTGGGCAAGAAGATTGGCATGACGCAGGTATTCGATGATCGCGGTGAGGTTCACCCGATTACCGTGCTGAAGGCTGGCCCGTGCGTGATTACACAGCTCAAGACCCTGGCGAAGGACGGCTACGATGCCGCCCAGATCGGCCTGGTGGAGTTTGTGAAGGCGAGCAAGGTGAACAAGCCGATGACCGGCCACTTTGCCAAGAACAATGTCCCCCCGGTCAAGGTCGTGCGTGAAGTAGCGATTGAGACGGTGAAGGGAACCGTGGACGGCAACGAGGCGATCGAGGGCGTAAAGGCCGGTGATCGTATCCTGGTTGACCTGTTCAACGACGAGAAGTTTGTGGATGTGATCGGAACCTCGAAGGGCCGTGGATTCGCGGGCGTTGTCCGCCGCCATAACTTCGGTGGTGGTCCCAAGTCGCACGGCCACATGTTCCAGATTCAGGGTTCGATCGGTGCATCGTCCTTCCCCAGCCGTGTTTTCCCGGGCCAGCGTATGCCGGGTCACTATGGAGTGGACCAGGTGACGGTTCGTAACCTGCGTATTCGTGGAATCGACGTGGAAGAGAACCTGATCATGGTTGAGGGCGCTGTCCCTGGACCGCGTGATGGCTATGTTCTGATCTCGAAGGCCAAGGCTCCGCCGCGTGAGCGTCGTGGCTTCGGCGGCGAGGCGACCAAGGACGCTCTGAAGGCTTCGAAGAAGGCTTCGGCCGGTAAGAAGAAGTAG
- the rplD gene encoding 50S ribosomal protein L4 produces the protein MANIKVLNLSGEQVGDFQLADEVFGAEVNEALLWEAVKHYRASIRQGTAATKNKKLVSGSGKKLWKQKGTGRARVGSVRSPIWRHGGTVHGPQPRSYEYQFPKKKLMGALRSALAAKLADGKLTVVDTLEAKEAKTKLYRQALDKLDAKKTALLVEAGQKLSETVYLGSRNLDGVELVLSSEVHPYDLLRYEHAVFSKDALEALQETLKKTVSKRKPAVKEVA, from the coding sequence ATGGCAAACATCAAGGTTTTGAATCTGAGCGGAGAGCAGGTCGGTGATTTTCAGCTGGCCGATGAAGTCTTCGGCGCAGAAGTGAATGAGGCGTTGCTCTGGGAGGCCGTGAAGCACTACCGTGCTTCGATCCGCCAGGGAACGGCCGCGACGAAGAATAAGAAGCTTGTTTCTGGTTCCGGCAAGAAGCTGTGGAAGCAGAAGGGCACGGGCCGCGCCCGCGTTGGTTCGGTGCGTTCACCGATCTGGCGTCATGGCGGCACGGTACACGGACCTCAGCCGCGCAGCTACGAGTACCAGTTCCCGAAGAAGAAGCTGATGGGCGCTCTACGTTCGGCTCTTGCGGCGAAGCTGGCGGACGGTAAGCTGACAGTGGTTGACACGCTTGAGGCGAAGGAAGCCAAGACCAAGCTGTATCGCCAGGCTCTGGACAAGCTGGATGCCAAGAAGACCGCTCTTCTGGTCGAGGCCGGCCAGAAGCTGTCCGAGACGGTGTACCTCGGCTCCCGCAACCTGGATGGTGTCGAGCTGGTTCTGAGCTCCGAGGTCCATCCCTATGATCTGCTGCGCTACGAGCATGCAGTGTTCTCGAAGGATGCCCTTGAGGCTCTGCAGGAGACGCTGAAGAAGACCGTATCCAAGCGCAAGCCTGCTGTGAAGGAGGTCGCATAA
- a CDS encoding 50S ribosomal protein L23 → MPTLYTTIRRPLITEKGMGVKETEGTLVFDVAPEATKTEVKQAVEALFKVKVAAVRTSNVAGKERRRGKFTGYRPDWKKAYVKLKAGEKMPDYIDNL, encoded by the coding sequence ATGCCGACCCTGTATACGACGATTCGCCGCCCTCTGATTACCGAGAAGGGCATGGGCGTGAAGGAGACCGAGGGGACGCTGGTATTTGACGTGGCCCCGGAGGCGACCAAGACCGAAGTGAAGCAGGCCGTTGAGGCACTGTTCAAGGTGAAGGTTGCCGCTGTACGTACGAGCAATGTTGCAGGCAAGGAGCGCCGCCGCGGCAAGTTTACCGGCTACCGCCCTGACTGGAAGAAGGCGTACGTGAAGCTGAAGGCCGGCGAGAAGATGCCGGACTATATCGACAACCTGTAA
- the rplB gene encoding 50S ribosomal protein L2, with product MPIKTFRPITPTLRFQTKLVNDDITTNEPYKPLLATKKRTGGRNNTGMLSVRHIGGGHKKKIRIIDFKRDKFGVPGTVATIEYDPNRSSRIALISYADGEKRYIIQPLGLKVGQKVMSGPDADILIGNALPLKNIPAGTTVHNVELRPGKGAQMVRSAGSSAQLVAKEGEYALLKLPSGETRKVLVECMATVGQVGNTDHENVTIGKAGANRWRGIRPTNRGVSMNPVDHPHGGGEGKTSGGRHPVTPWGQPTRGYKTRNNKRTDAFIVNRRTK from the coding sequence ATGCCGATCAAGACATTTCGACCGATTACGCCGACACTGCGCTTCCAGACGAAGCTGGTGAACGACGACATCACGACCAACGAGCCGTACAAGCCGCTTCTGGCGACCAAGAAGCGCACCGGTGGCCGCAACAATACGGGTATGCTGAGCGTGCGCCACATTGGCGGCGGTCACAAGAAGAAGATCCGTATCATCGACTTCAAGCGCGACAAGTTCGGAGTTCCGGGCACGGTTGCGACCATCGAATACGATCCGAACCGCAGCTCGCGCATCGCGCTGATCAGCTATGCGGACGGTGAGAAGCGTTACATTATCCAGCCGCTTGGCCTGAAGGTTGGCCAGAAGGTCATGAGCGGACCGGATGCCGACATTCTGATCGGCAACGCTCTTCCGCTGAAGAACATTCCTGCCGGTACGACGGTGCACAACGTTGAGCTTCGCCCAGGCAAGGGTGCGCAGATGGTGCGCTCTGCCGGTTCGAGCGCCCAGCTGGTGGCCAAGGAAGGCGAGTATGCCCTGCTGAAGCTGCCCTCCGGCGAAACCCGCAAGGTTCTGGTGGAGTGCATGGCGACGGTAGGCCAGGTGGGCAACACCGATCACGAGAACGTGACGATCGGTAAGGCCGGTGCGAACCGCTGGCGCGGTATCCGTCCGACCAACCGTGGTGTGTCGATGAACCCCGTCGATCACCCGCACGGTGGTGGTGAGGGTAAGACCTCCGGTGGCCGTCATCCTGTAACGCCGTGGGGTCAGCCGACCCGTGGTTACAAGACCCGTAACAACAAGCGGACCGATGCCTTCATCGTGAACCGCCGGACCAAGTAA
- the rpsS gene encoding 30S ribosomal protein S19: MARSMKKGPFIDAHLMTKVESQNQANDKKVIRTWSRRSTIYPEFVGHTIAVHNGKKFIPVYVSENMVGHKLGEFAATRTFKGHVAKSESSAKK, translated from the coding sequence ATGGCACGTTCGATGAAGAAGGGCCCGTTTATCGATGCCCACCTTATGACGAAGGTTGAAAGCCAGAACCAGGCGAATGACAAGAAGGTCATCCGCACCTGGTCTCGCCGTTCGACCATCTACCCGGAGTTTGTCGGCCACACGATTGCTGTGCACAACGGAAAGAAGTTCATTCCTGTGTATGTGAGCGAGAACATGGTCGGTCACAAGCTGGGTGAGTTTGCTGCGACACGTACCTTCAAGGGCCACGTGGCGAAGTCTGAGTCGTCAGCGAAGAAGTAG
- the rplV gene encoding 50S ribosomal protein L22 — MAQAAEQTREFRAEAKFQRTSPQKAKLVLDLIKGKRVEAALTTVMFTKKRVAPLVEKVLRSAVQNANYLSQEHGFDLDVDNLYVKSAVANEGPRMKRIRPAPMGRAYRYQRRIAHIIVTVAEKKSAASAAASEAPAVKAAAPKKAAKKTAAKKAPAKKAAAKKAAK, encoded by the coding sequence ATGGCACAGGCAGCAGAACAGACCCGCGAGTTTCGCGCAGAAGCGAAGTTCCAGCGGACCAGCCCGCAGAAGGCCAAGCTGGTGCTGGATCTGATCAAGGGCAAGCGTGTTGAGGCGGCATTGACGACCGTGATGTTCACCAAGAAGCGCGTCGCTCCGCTGGTGGAGAAGGTACTGCGTTCGGCAGTACAGAACGCCAACTACCTCAGCCAGGAGCATGGCTTTGACCTGGACGTCGACAACCTGTACGTGAAGTCGGCTGTGGCGAACGAAGGTCCTCGCATGAAGCGTATCCGTCCTGCCCCGATGGGCCGTGCGTATCGCTACCAGCGTCGCATCGCGCACATCATCGTGACGGTAGCGGAGAAGAAGTCTGCGGCTTCGGCAGCAGCTTCCGAGGCTCCGGCGGTGAAGGCAGCAGCCCCGAAGAAGGCAGCCAAGAAGACGGCCGCCAAGAAGGCTCCGGCGAAGAAGGCCGCGGCCAAGAAGGCTGCGAAGTAG
- the rpsC gene encoding 30S ribosomal protein S3 yields the protein MGQKVHPYGFRLGVNKPWKSRWFVERDYDKLLVEDVKLKAELREKLKAAGVSSVEVERPGNKLRLIIRTARPGIIIGRKGAEIDKLKADIQKRTNREVFIDILEVNKPELDAQLVAENIALQLEKRVSFRRAMRKSVDSALRFGCKGIKVRVSGRLNGNEIARSEWYLQGRLPLHTLRADIDYGFAEARTTYGVIGVKTWIYRGDIYEQKKRREQGTTTGVF from the coding sequence ATGGGACAGAAAGTCCATCCTTACGGATTTCGCCTCGGCGTAAACAAGCCGTGGAAGTCGCGCTGGTTCGTGGAGCGCGATTATGACAAGCTGCTGGTCGAGGACGTGAAGCTGAAGGCTGAGCTGCGCGAGAAGCTGAAGGCTGCAGGCGTCAGCTCGGTTGAAGTGGAGCGGCCTGGCAACAAGCTGCGTCTGATCATCCGCACGGCTCGTCCGGGTATCATCATTGGCCGAAAGGGCGCGGAGATCGACAAGCTGAAGGCCGATATCCAGAAGCGCACCAACCGCGAGGTGTTTATTGACATCCTCGAGGTCAACAAGCCTGAGCTGGACGCTCAGTTGGTAGCCGAGAATATCGCGCTGCAGCTGGAGAAGCGTGTCAGCTTCCGCCGCGCGATGCGTAAGAGCGTTGACTCGGCGCTGCGCTTTGGCTGCAAGGGCATCAAGGTGCGTGTTTCGGGCCGTCTGAACGGTAACGAAATCGCCCGCTCTGAGTGGTATCTGCAGGGTCGTCTGCCGCTGCACACGCTGCGCGCCGACATCGACTACGGCTTTGCTGAAGCTCGCACGACCTATGGTGTGATCGGCGTCAAGACGTGGATCTACCGTGGCGATATCTACGAGCAGAAGAAGCGCCGCGAGCAGGGCACGACCACGGGCGTGTTCTAA
- the rplP gene encoding 50S ribosomal protein L16 — protein MLMPKKVKFRKQQKGKMRGKAWRGSTLSFGDFGLKVMECGYITDRQIEASRIAMTRFIKRGGKVWLRLFPDKPITKKPAEVRMGSGKGALDHWVAVVRPGKILFEMEGVAPEIAKEAMRLAANKLPLKTSFVQRHDVKVVAAK, from the coding sequence ATGTTGATGCCAAAGAAGGTTAAGTTCCGGAAACAGCAAAAGGGCAAGATGCGCGGTAAGGCATGGCGCGGCTCTACGCTGAGCTTCGGAGATTTCGGCCTGAAGGTCATGGAGTGCGGTTACATTACGGACCGCCAGATTGAGGCCAGCCGTATTGCAATGACGCGTTTCATCAAGCGCGGTGGCAAGGTATGGCTGCGTCTGTTCCCGGATAAGCCGATCACCAAGAAGCCGGCCGAAGTCCGAATGGGCTCCGGTAAGGGTGCTTTGGATCACTGGGTCGCGGTTGTTCGCCCCGGCAAGATCCTGTTCGAGATGGAGGGCGTAGCGCCCGAGATCGCGAAGGAAGCCATGCGCCTGGCGGCCAACAAGCTGCCTCTGAAGACCAGCTTCGTGCAGCGCCACGACGTGAAGGTTGTCGCCGCCAAGTAA
- the rpmC gene encoding 50S ribosomal protein L29 has protein sequence MELNKIRNLSDAELKTEADKAAEQLFRLNFQRSLGNNEGVKKLKVLKQDIARMKTIARERQLGVRGAATVEVSAEPAKKTAKKATKKAAKKD, from the coding sequence ATGGAACTGAACAAGATTCGGAATCTGAGCGATGCGGAGCTGAAGACCGAGGCCGACAAGGCCGCCGAGCAGCTGTTCCGCCTGAATTTTCAGCGCTCGCTGGGCAATAACGAGGGCGTAAAGAAGCTGAAGGTGTTGAAGCAGGACATCGCTCGCATGAAGACGATTGCTCGTGAGCGCCAGCTGGGCGTCCGTGGCGCCGCAACGGTCGAGGTTTCGGCCGAGCCGGCGAAGAAGACCGCCAAGAAGGCAACCAAGAAAGCAGCGAAGAAGGACTAA
- the rpsQ gene encoding 30S ribosomal protein S17 produces the protein MAETQVQQNEQATRRNEKVGQVVSTKMQKTIVVSVEMRKAHPKYKRVVKSNKKFYAHDEQNSARVGDVVRIRETRPTSKLKRWALEEIVRRSALAQLPDAKESAAE, from the coding sequence ATGGCAGAGACCCAAGTACAGCAGAACGAGCAGGCGACGCGCCGCAATGAGAAGGTCGGCCAGGTAGTTTCGACCAAGATGCAGAAGACCATCGTGGTTTCGGTTGAGATGCGTAAGGCTCACCCGAAGTACAAGCGCGTTGTGAAGTCCAACAAGAAGTTCTACGCGCACGATGAGCAGAATTCAGCCCGCGTGGGTGACGTGGTTCGCATCCGCGAGACTCGTCCTACGAGCAAGCTGAAGCGCTGGGCGCTGGAAGAGATTGTCCGCCGCTCGGCCCTGGCCCAGCTGCCCGACGCCAAGGAATCCGCGGCTGAGTAA
- the rplN gene encoding 50S ribosomal protein L14, with protein sequence MSVQMRTILDVADNSGARRLQVILPLGGGLGKKAGLGDVVTAAVKEAAPDGTVKKGKVVKCVIVRLRKESRRKDGTYIRFDQNAAVVINDAGEPVGTRVFGPVARELRDKKYLKIVSLAPEVI encoded by the coding sequence ATGTCCGTTCAGATGAGAACGATTCTTGATGTGGCCGATAACTCCGGCGCACGCCGTCTGCAGGTAATCCTGCCGCTCGGCGGTGGCCTGGGGAAGAAGGCCGGCCTTGGCGACGTGGTCACGGCAGCGGTGAAGGAAGCCGCTCCGGATGGCACCGTGAAGAAGGGCAAGGTTGTAAAGTGCGTGATCGTGCGTCTGCGCAAGGAATCGCGCCGCAAGGATGGCACCTACATCCGCTTTGACCAGAATGCCGCAGTGGTGATCAACGATGCAGGCGAGCCGGTAGGCACCCGCGTCTTTGGACCGGTGGCACGTGAACTGCGTGACAAGAAGTACCTGAAGATTGTCTCGCTGGCTCCAGAGGTCATCTAG
- the rplX gene encoding 50S ribosomal protein L24, translating to MANIQRNDTVIVIAGKSKGKKGRVLRIINEKNRVLVEGVGMIKKHVKPNPQRNIKGGIAEQEAPIHISNVMLVDGKGNPTRVGFRLVDGKRERYAKTTGETLAPKKK from the coding sequence ATGGCAAATATTCAGCGCAACGATACGGTGATCGTGATCGCCGGCAAGAGCAAGGGCAAGAAGGGTCGCGTCCTGCGCATCATCAACGAGAAGAATCGCGTTCTGGTTGAGGGCGTTGGCATGATCAAGAAGCACGTCAAGCCGAACCCGCAGCGCAATATCAAGGGTGGCATCGCCGAGCAGGAAGCTCCGATCCACATCTCGAATGTGATGCTGGTAGACGGCAAGGGCAACCCGACCCGCGTTGGTTTCCGTCTTGTCGACGGCAAGCGTGAGCGCTATGCCAAGACCACCGGCGAGACCCTGGCGCCGAAGAAGAAGTAA
- the rplE gene encoding 50S ribosomal protein L5: MAARLKEKYVKELKSAVQKDLGITNVMAVPKLDKIVINMGLGEATQNSKIMDPLVSDLAQITGQKPVLTKAKKSIAAFKVREGQAIGAMVTLRGDSMYEFLDRLITIALPRVRDFKGVSAKSFDGRGNYTLGLRDQLIFPEIDYSKVERLKGMNVTIVTTAKDDNGARTLLKHFGMPFRQN, encoded by the coding sequence ATGGCAGCACGTCTGAAAGAGAAGTACGTCAAAGAGCTGAAGTCGGCGGTTCAGAAGGATCTGGGCATCACCAACGTGATGGCCGTGCCGAAGCTCGACAAGATTGTTATCAACATGGGTCTGGGCGAAGCGACCCAGAACTCGAAGATCATGGATCCGCTGGTCTCCGACCTGGCGCAGATCACCGGCCAGAAGCCGGTTCTGACCAAGGCTAAGAAGTCCATCGCGGCCTTCAAGGTTCGCGAGGGCCAGGCCATCGGTGCGATGGTGACTCTGCGCGGCGACTCGATGTACGAGTTTCTGGACCGCCTGATCACGATCGCTCTCCCGCGCGTGCGCGACTTCAAGGGTGTTTCGGCCAAGAGCTTTGACGGCCGTGGCAACTACACGCTCGGTCTGCGTGACCAGTTGATCTTCCCCGAAATCGACTACTCCAAGGTGGAGCGCCTGAAGGGCATGAACGTCACCATTGTGACGACGGCCAAGGATGACAACGGCGCACGTACGCTGCTGAAGCACTTCGGCATGCCCTTCCGGCAGAACTAA
- a CDS encoding type Z 30S ribosomal protein S14, with protein sequence MSTTAKAVKDARKPKFKCRKHNRCQLCGRPRAFLRKFGICRLCFRALALKGEIPGVVKSSW encoded by the coding sequence ATGTCAACGACTGCAAAGGCTGTAAAAGACGCTCGTAAGCCCAAGTTCAAGTGCCGCAAGCACAACCGCTGCCAGCTGTGCGGACGCCCCCGGGCGTTCCTGCGCAAGTTCGGTATCTGCCGTCTGTGCTTCCGCGCTCTGGCTCTGAAGGGTGAGATTCCAGGCGTCGTCAAGTCCAGCTGGTAA
- the rpsH gene encoding 30S ribosomal protein S8, whose product MNLTDPVADFLTRIRNAIRARHQKLDVPASKLKAEIARILKEEGYIANYKTSEEEGKAILRVYLKYGANNEAAILDLQRVSRPGCRVYVGRDEIRRVQGGLGICIITTPKGLMTGRQARKEGVGGELLCNVW is encoded by the coding sequence ATGAACCTGACTGACCCAGTAGCAGACTTCCTGACGCGTATTCGCAATGCGATCCGCGCCCGTCACCAGAAGCTGGACGTTCCCGCCTCGAAGCTGAAGGCCGAGATTGCCCGCATCCTGAAGGAAGAGGGCTACATCGCCAACTACAAGACCTCGGAAGAAGAGGGCAAGGCTATTCTGCGCGTGTATCTGAAGTACGGCGCGAATAACGAGGCTGCCATTCTGGATCTGCAGCGCGTTTCGCGTCCCGGTTGCCGCGTGTATGTGGGCCGTGACGAGATCCGCCGCGTTCAGGGTGGTCTGGGCATCTGCATCATCACGACCCCGAAGGGTCTGATGACCGGTCGTCAGGCGCGCAAGGAAGGCGTCGGCGGCGAGCTGCTCTGCAACGTCTGGTAA
- the rplF gene encoding 50S ribosomal protein L6 has translation MSRIGKKPIALASGVKYKVNGNVVEVTGPKGTVNALLPGGIKLVEKDGVLTAERESDSQAAFHGLARALVFNAVEGVTNGWKKELDIVGIGYRAEMKGKDMVVFTLGYSHPIEFPLPIGIEVTIDPKQTHITVAGIDRQKVGQVAADMRSLRKPDPYKNKGVRYTGEKLKKKVGKTGAK, from the coding sequence ATGTCTCGTATTGGAAAGAAGCCGATTGCTCTCGCTTCCGGCGTGAAGTACAAGGTGAACGGCAATGTTGTGGAAGTGACCGGCCCGAAGGGCACGGTCAATGCGCTTCTGCCTGGGGGCATCAAGCTGGTGGAAAAGGACGGAGTCCTGACCGCCGAGCGTGAGAGCGACTCGCAGGCAGCGTTCCATGGTCTGGCCCGCGCTCTTGTGTTCAACGCTGTTGAGGGCGTGACCAATGGCTGGAAGAAGGAACTGGACATCGTCGGCATCGGTTACCGCGCCGAGATGAAGGGCAAGGACATGGTGGTGTTCACGCTGGGTTACTCGCATCCGATCGAGTTCCCCCTGCCGATCGGCATCGAGGTTACGATTGACCCGAAGCAGACGCATATCACCGTTGCCGGCATCGACCGCCAGAAGGTTGGCCAGGTTGCGGCGGACATGCGCTCGCTGCGCAAGCCGGATCCGTACAAGAACAAGGGCGTCCGTTACACGGGCGAAAAGCTGAAGAAGAAGGTCGGCAAGACCGGCGCTAAGTAA
- the rplR gene encoding 50S ribosomal protein L18, with protein sequence MIQLRERNVIRKRVHTRIREKISGTTVRPRLNVYRSLDHIYTQLIDDSTGVTIASASTVTKKGEEKKSGGNVEAAKAVGKLIAERAQEKGIKKVVFDRGGYLYHGRIKALADAAREAGLEF encoded by the coding sequence ATGATTCAACTGAGAGAGCGCAATGTCATCCGCAAGCGGGTTCACACCCGCATCCGCGAGAAGATTTCGGGTACAACGGTTCGTCCGCGCCTGAATGTTTACCGTTCGCTGGACCACATCTACACCCAGCTGATCGACGACAGCACCGGCGTCACGATTGCTTCGGCTTCGACGGTCACCAAGAAGGGTGAAGAGAAGAAGTCCGGCGGCAATGTTGAGGCAGCCAAGGCTGTTGGCAAGCTGATCGCTGAGCGTGCCCAGGAGAAGGGCATCAAGAAGGTGGTCTTCGACCGTGGCGGTTACCTGTATCACGGCCGCATCAAGGCTCTGGCCGATGCTGCCCGTGAAGCGGGCCTCGAGTTCTAA
- the rpsE gene encoding 30S ribosomal protein S5, with protein MATLKKKIDANKLNLKDQVVAINRVTKVVKGGKNMSFAALVVVGDPAEGVVGYGSGKAKEVPQAIRKGIEAAKKNLVRINLTQTTIPHQVLGRFGSGHVLLKPAPEGTGVIAGGAVRAVMTSAGVQNVLTKSLGTANPHNVIKATFDALTQLRDKQEVAALRGKAVEEL; from the coding sequence ATGGCAACTCTGAAGAAGAAGATTGATGCCAATAAGCTGAACCTGAAGGACCAGGTCGTCGCGATCAACCGCGTGACCAAGGTCGTCAAGGGTGGTAAGAACATGTCCTTCGCCGCTCTCGTAGTTGTAGGCGACCCCGCCGAAGGCGTGGTTGGCTACGGCTCGGGCAAGGCCAAGGAAGTTCCCCAGGCTATCCGCAAGGGTATCGAGGCAGCGAAGAAGAACCTGGTCCGTATCAACCTGACGCAGACGACGATTCCGCACCAGGTGCTGGGCCGCTTTGGTTCGGGCCACGTGCTGCTGAAGCCGGCTCCCGAAGGTACCGGTGTTATCGCCGGCGGCGCGGTTCGCGCTGTGATGACCTCGGCTGGCGTGCAGAACGTTCTGACCAAGTCGCTTGGTACTGCCAACCCGCACAACGTGATCAAGGCGACGTTTGATGCCCTGACGCAACTGCGCGACAAGCAGGAAGTGGCCGCCCTCCGTGGCAAGGCCGTTGAGGAGCTCTAA
- the rpmD gene encoding 50S ribosomal protein L30, whose protein sequence is MANTIKIQYYRSKIATPVKHKLVVKGLGFTRLNQIVEREDTPSIRGMVKAIPHLVRIVEEN, encoded by the coding sequence ATGGCAAACACCATCAAGATCCAGTACTACCGTTCCAAGATTGCCACGCCGGTCAAGCACAAGCTCGTTGTGAAGGGCCTGGGTTTCACCCGTCTGAACCAGATCGTTGAGCGCGAGGACACCCCCTCGATCCGCGGTATGGTCAAGGCGATTCCGCACCTGGTGCGGATCGTGGAAGAGAACTAA
- the rplO gene encoding 50S ribosomal protein L15, with protein sequence MAKNLSNLHAPKGANSNKKRVGRGMGSGMGKTSTRGHKGQRSRSGSRSMRGFEGGQMPLHRRLPKRGFTNIFRVEYTVLGLDRIAELNETELTIEKLQALGIAKKNGLVKVLANGEITTAVTVHAHKFSKAAQEAIEKAGGKAIVLG encoded by the coding sequence ATGGCAAAGAATCTTTCGAATCTGCATGCACCGAAGGGTGCCAATAGCAACAAGAAGCGCGTCGGCCGCGGTATGGGCTCGGGTATGGGCAAGACCTCGACCCGCGGTCACAAGGGGCAGCGTTCGCGTTCGGGTTCGCGCTCCATGCGCGGCTTTGAAGGCGGCCAGATGCCGCTGCACCGCCGTCTCCCGAAGCGTGGCTTCACCAACATCTTCCGCGTGGAGTACACGGTTCTTGGCCTGGATCGCATTGCCGAGCTGAACGAGACCGAGCTGACCATCGAAAAGCTGCAGGCGCTTGGCATTGCCAAGAAGAACGGCCTTGTGAAGGTGCTGGCCAACGGTGAGATCACCACTGCGGTCACGGTCCATGCGCACAAGTTCTCCAAGGCCGCGCAGGAAGCTATCGAGAAGGCCGGCGGTAAGGCCATCGTCCTGGGCTAG